ATCAAGGCCAATCCGATCGCTTCCGCCAGGAGGCCGACCGGAAGGGTCCATTGAATCGTCCATCCGAACGACTGCGTATTGATCACGTTGATCAGTAGCACCGAGAGAAGCCCGCCCCCGATCAGCCCGAGCAACGCGCCCAGCACCGCCAGATAGCAGGATTCCCCGAGAATCAGCCCTTCGATCTGCCGCCGACCCGCGCCGATTGCCCGCAACGTTGCCAGCTCCTTCTGCCGTTCCAAAACCGATGTCAGCAGCGTGTTGACAATGCCCAGCAACGCGATGATCACGACGATGAGCTCCAGCGCATAGGTGACCCGGAACGTCCGGTCGAAGATCGCCAGAATGTCCGCCTTCAGCTCTACATTCGGGATCACGGCAATGGCGCGCTCCTCCTCCGCCAGCCCGGCCGCCAGCTCCTGCACCCGCTGACGGACAAGCGCGACGTCTTCGCGCCGATCGAGATACAGAGCAAAGACCGTCGCCGTTTCGTCCGGCCAGAACCGGCGATAGAGCGCTCCGTCCATCACCACTTTTCCGCCATCCGTGGCATAGTCATAGAACACCCCCAGGATGGGGAAGGACCGCTCGCCGGCCGGTGTCATCATGCGGAGCAAGCCGCCGGGGCCCACGTCCAAGGTGCGGGCCAGCACTTCGGACAGGATCACGCCCTGGCCGGATACCGTTCGGTTGAGCGTCTCCACCGGATCGCCGGCCAGGAAGAGATACCGGCTCCGCTCCCCATGCAGCCGCAAGTCACGGGCCACCAACGAAGCCGGCCGGCCTTGAATTTCCATCCGCACCTGCCGATAGGGATCCACGGCGGCCACACCCGGCACCGCCGCCAATCTCTCGGCCCATGACAATGGCAGACGTTTGGCCGGCAGCCCCGCCTCATCGCTATTCAGCCAGGAGGCGGGCGCCACGATCAGATCGGCCATCACCGTTTGGTTGATCCAGAGTTCGACCGTCGAGCGGAAACTCCGCACCATGGTGCCGACCCCCACCATGATGGCAATCGCCACCATGAGGGCCGAAATCGTCACCGCGCTGCGTCCAGGCGCCTGGGCCACCTGCCCGATCGCGAGTCGGCCGATCGCCCCGATCCTCCCGATCCATCCGCTCCGGCGTCGAGACCCGCCGCTGCCCATTTCTCGACGCATCAGCAGCCGTCTGATCAGACCGACGATCCCCGGGGCAAAGCAGGACAGACTGAGCAGGAGACAAAAGGCGGAGGCATAGCCGAACAACGGCAGTCCGTCGATCGGACCGGGGAGCGCCAGCAATCCGGCCAGAGACAGCCCTCCGATACCGATCCACGCCAGCCGGCCGGCGTGGAGGTGCTGCTCAACTTCATACGAGCCGGGAGCCAACGCCCGAGAGGGCACCGTCCGCCCCGCCTCCAGGCTCGGCAGGAGAGCGCCCGCCATCGAGACCAGCATCCCCACCATCATTCCCTGGCCGATTCGCGCAGGCGACACCGCCAACAGGGCACCGCCGGCCACCGACACCGGCGCATAGAGGTCCGAGACCGTCCGTGACAGGATCGCCGCCAACCCTCGCGCCAGCACCACACCCAATCCGCTTCCCAGTACGCCGCCCAGCAGCCCCATGACAGCCGCCTGGACCAGGAACAGCCCCGTCACTCCTTGCCTCGACATCCCGATGGCGCGCAGAATACCGATCTCCCGCCGCTTGCGGACCACCGTGAACGACACGGTGTTGTAGACGATGAGCAGCCCGACGAGCAGCCCCACCGCGCTCAACGTCGCCAAGTTGAGCTGAAATGCCCGGACCATACGCTCCACTTGCTCGTTCCGGCGTGAGGGACGACTCACCGTCAGGGACGGAGGCAACATCGCTTGGATGTCTCGCGCCACCTCCGCCACCGAGTTGCTTGGATCGGTTACCAGATCGATGCGGTCCAACCGGCCAACGAGTCCGAACTGGACTTGTGCCGAGGCAATGTCCATGACTGCCATCTGGCTCCAGGCTGAGATACCGCCCCCAGATGATTCCACCACCCCCCTGACCACAAGGTGATGGACCTGGGTGCCCACCAGCAGATCGAGGGGAGAACCGGTGTGCAACCCCCAGTCATCGGCCAGCCGCCGCCCGATAAAGATCGCGTCGGGAGCCAGTAACGCATCGAATCGTTCGGCCGCTTCCACGGACTCGCCCCCGGTCCTCATCGTGATCCCCTTCAGATCTGGCGCATCCAACAAATCCAGACCCATCACAAGCATCGGTTGTCCACGGTGAGCGCCGGCCACAAGCCTCCCCCCCTGAGACAGGACCGGGCTGGCCGACGTCACGGCCGGATGAGCGAGGAGAGCCGGGAGCAGGCCTTCATCCAGACCCAATTCTCCCCCGGACACTTGGAGCGTCGCCCGCCCGGCGACAGCAGTGACCGTGTCCTGGAACGATTTCAGAACTTCCTCGTTGGCCGTCGGGATCGCAATCGCCACCGACACCCCGAGCGCGATACCTGCGATCGTCAGGATCGTTCGCACCGGCCGCTCGAACACCTGGCGGCTCGCGATCCAGCACGCAGCTCTCAACATGCGACCAGTACCTTTAGGTTGAACTTCCATGAATGACTCAGCGAATGTGCAAAGGAAACCATGAAGAAACGGAGATCACTGTAACCATGTGGGACTTGTACGCAATTGATGAAAACATATGAAGACATTGTCTTCTATAAGATTCCTGGCTCGTGGAACGCCCTAACTAATTCATTCTCGGCCCTTGCATGAGCCTACCAGATTTGCTAGATTGACAGTGTTGCGTCTGTAGGAAAATTCTTACTCAAGGAACGAGGGGTGTCATGCGCAGGGCAGCGAAAAAGACAACGAAGCCGAAAGTCCGATCCTCAGCCAAAGCCAGCCGGACGCTGACACCGCGCCAAAAAGAAATTCTTCGCTTGGTCGCGCAAGGCCTGACCAACCGAGAAGTGGCCGAGCACCTGGGGATCAGCGTGAGGACCGTCGAGGTCCACCGGTTCAATCTGATGCGTCGCTTGAAGGTCCGTAACGTCGCGCAGCTCCTGCGGCAAGCGCTGATTCATGGCCTGCTGCCGAAGAGCTTCGGCTCTCGTTAGCCCTAGAGCTCTTTCAGCTTCCCCCGGCAAGCTTCCAGAGACCGGTATCCCTTCTTCTCCAGGACAGCTGCCAGTTCCCGCTCCAGCCGTTCGAACGCTCCAAGCCCTTCCTCCATCAGCACCGTCCCTACCTGGACAGCTGAGGCTCCACACAGGACATGTTCGAAAATATCCGTGCCGGTGACGACGCCGCCGGTCCCAATAATGGGCAGCCGACCTCCGAACAGTTTCCAGAAGGCCCGGACGTTGGCCAAGGCCACTGGCTTGATCAGCGGCCCGCCCAGCCCTCCGAATCCCCCCTTTGGCTTGATCACCACCGTTTCGCTGGCCGGGTCCACTACCAACCCGTTCCCCACCGAATTGATCAATGAGAGAAATTGCACCCCGGCGCGCTCCAGCACCGGAACCATCTGTTCTTGATGGACCGGATCGAAATAGGGAGGCAACTTGACGCCCATGGGAACGGTCAGTATCTTTCGCACCCGAGCCAGCAACCGTTCCGAAGCTTCGGCGTCATAGCCGATCTGAGGCTTTCCAGGAATATTCGGACAAGAGAGGTTCACTTCGACCAGGTCCGGCCGGCTCTCGTTGATGAGCGTGGCGATCGAGACAAAATCCTCTTCGCACAAGCCAGCCACGCTGGCGATGACCGGCTTCCCGAAACGCCTGAGATCGGGAATCAGCTTCGCATAGGCGCGATACCCCAGATTGGGCAGGCCCATCGAATTGATGGAGCCGCTCGGAAATCCGTAATACCGAGGCTCCGGATTTCCCTGGCGCGGCTCCAGCGTCATGGACTTGGTCACGATGGCGCAGGCCCGCGAGCGCCCCAAGGATTCCAGCTCGGCCTGCGTCACGCAACGCGCCCCCGCCGCGTTCATGATGCAGCCGGCAAACCGCACGCCCGCGATAACGGTCGACAAATCCACCTGGTTAGCCTCCGTCACAGCGCTGCGCTCCCCGCTCCCGACTCAAGACGGCCGTCCCGAAGCCCATGCACGGTATCCGCCTGCTGCGCCGCCTCCCGACTGTGCGTCGCCATGATCACGGTGGCACCGAATCGCCGCGGCAGGGACCGGAGGAGGGCGATGATCTCGGCCCCTTGCTTGGAGTCCAGGTTGCCCGTCGGTTCATCCGCCAGCAACAGCATGGGCTGATGGACCAGGGCCCGCGCAATCGCGACCCGCTGCTGCTCGCCCCCGGACAATTCGCCGGGGCGGTGATGCTCCCGCCCGCGCATCCCCACGGCATCAAGACACTCGGCCACCCGCTGGCCCGCTCGACCTCCGCCACGGCCGCTCAACAACAGCGGGAGCGCCACATTCTCCGCGGCGCTGAGACCGGGCAGCAAATGAAACGCCTGAAACACCAGGCCGATGCATTCCCGTCTCAGCTTGGTCCAGTCCGCATCCGAGAAGTCAGCCGTGGCCCGCCCGTCGATCGCCAGGGTCCCCTCGGTCGGCTGGTCTAGCCCGCCGATCAGATTGAGCAACGTGCTCTTGCCGCAGCCGCTGGGACCCATGAGCGCACAAAACTCACCGGGGCCGACTTCCAGACACACGTCTCGGAGCGCCGTCACAATCGCACGCCCTTGCGCATACTGCTTGTAAATATGGTCGAGCTTGACCACGCCCCTGCTGGTATCATCGCCGCATGACATCCGAACCAATGCGCCACTCGTATACCACAACCTGCCATAGCTCACAAGGACGGGGCCGTTGGACTTGACAGAGCTTGCGCCGATTGCCTACAAGAAAACGGCTCGGGCTGCCGGTTCGTCCGAGCCACAGGAGCATATCTTCGGTGGAGACTCGATGCAAGGCCTGACCGAAGCTTTCAGACGTCTCCTGCACATCGTGCTGCCGGTGGAGTGCGCAGGCTGCGGCACCGCTCTCACCGACGACCCGGTCCCCTTCTTCTGCCGGTCCTGCTGGAGCGGCATCAGTCCGATCGACGGGCCCGCGTGCCCCCGCTGCGGCCGCCCCTTCGCGTCCCCCGTGGCGCTGACCTTCAGCCCCGATCACATCTGCGGCTCGTGCCGAAAGAAACCCCCGGCCTACACCAAAGCCTGGTCCCTCTATCCCTATACCCCGCCGCTCCGGGACGCGCTTCTCCTCTTCAAGTATCGCGGCAAGGTGACCCTGGCGGAAGCGTTGGGCAGCCTGTGGCACACCTCGGCCATGCCGCAGCATCTCGATCTCTTGATGCCGGTGCCGATCCATCCCTCCCGCTTGCGCGAGCGCGAGTTCAACCAAGCCCTCTTGCTGGCCGACCGGCTGAACCGCAAGCTCCGACTCCCTCTGTCGTTCGACAATCTGGTCCGCCTGCGCCAGACCGTCCCCCAAACGGAATTGAGCCGATCGGCACGGCTGAAAAACCTCCGCCGGGCATTCGCGGTTCAGCGTCCAGACGACGTGCGCGAGAAGCGGATTCTCCTGATCGACGACATTTTTACCACCGGCACAACCGTCAATGAATGTGCCAAAGCCTTGCGGAAGGCCGGCGCAGCCGACGTCTACGTCTGCACGCTGGCGCGCACGCTATAGTAGAAGCGTCACAAGGTCTATCTGACATCCCGAGAAAAAAGCCATGCCGATCTATGAATACCGATGCACGGACTGTGGGAAACGGAACAGCCTACTGATCCTGAGCATCAGCCATCCCCCGTCTCTCGCCTGCAAGTACTGTCAAAGCGCCAAGCTGGAACGAGTCCTGTCCCGCTTCGCCTCGCCCAAGTCGGAGGGGGCCAGACTGGAATCCTTGGCGGACCCAAGCCACTTCGGGGGTCTGGACGAAAACGACCCGAAGAGCATGGCCCGCTTCATGAAGAAAATGGGCGAGGAGATGGGCGAAGACGTGGAGGCGGCGCTGGACGAGGCAGGGTCGGATGGGGAGGCATCGGCAGCCACTGACATAGACTGACATGCACTGACTTGGCCGATTGCTTGACAATTTCCCGACCTTGTCTATACTGGCACCTTGTGAGACCGTTGCTCCCCACGATGGCTCGGCACAAGGAACCATGGCACTGTCATCCAAACCGGCCAAGAACGAACTGCTTACGGCGGAAGAAACCTGCCGGTACCTTAAGATCACTCCCAGGACTTTGTACCGGTATATCCAAGACCGCCACATGCCGGCCTTTAAACTCGGCAAGGAATGGCGGTTTGCACGCACCGATCTGGAACAGTGGCTCCAAGGGCGCGCCACATCGGCCACTCGACGGACCGGCAGGGCCTAACCCCATGCCGACAAGGGAGCGCGCACATGTTCGCGGGTGAGTACCTCTGCAAGCTGGATGAAAAAGGCCGCTTTATCATCCCCTCTCCCATCAGGGAGCTGGTGCAGGCCCAGGGGAACGGAGTGGTCTTCCTCAAGGGCGAGCACTCGGTGCTGATTTACTCCTCGGCCGAGTGGGCCAAGCTCCTGGACAAGACCAAAGACAAGCTGGACGACGACCAGAAGCGGCTCTTCATGCACTTCGTCGTTTCGGAAATCGGCACGTCCGACGTGGACAAGGCGGGCCGCGTGTTGATCCCCGGCCGCTTCCGCAAACTCGTGCCGGTGGAAGACGATCTGGAAATCACCCTGGTGGGACTCTACAACCACATGGAAGCCTGGAACCCCTCCACTTGGCGCCGGTATTTGAGCCAGACGGAGGACAAGAACGAGCAGAACCTCAACAAAATTTACGACCTGCTTTCCTCGACCTAACGTGCCACGCGCGTCACGAAAGCCTGCGTCCCGCCAAGTCGCCGTTTCATTGCGCCTCACCTCCTATCGGCAGACACAACCTCTATCCGCTGAACCGTCCCAACTGGCACACGCAATCCTGTCGGCCTCGTTCCCGACATCCAGACGCAGATCGAGGCCAGTCCTGCTGCAAGTCACCGGGCCGCTCGGCCAAGCCACCGTCTCGGCGACAAGCCTCTCGGTCACCCTGCCAGTTCCTCCGAGCATCAACCACCAATATGCCACGGTCAACGGCCGGCGCGTGCTCTCGGCCGTGGGGCGAGGCTACAAGGCCCAAGTGGCCCAGCTTGTCCTCCTGGCCCTGGCCCAGTCCCAGCACAAAGTCTCGTTGCGCCAAAGCCTCGGATCCGGCCCTCTGGCCCTCTCCATCCACTTCCATTTTGTCTCCCCGCTCCGCCGCGACGTGGACGGAGGGCTCAAAATCGCCCAGGACGCCCTCTGCGAAGCCCTCGGCCTCAACGACAACCGCATCGTGGAGATTCATCTGTACAAAGAGCAAGATTCAACCAACCCCCGCATCGACGTGTCGCTCCGCCCCGCATAGACCAGCTTTTTAAGTCTCGGCTGGAACGGCTGCTTTTCGTCCATCTTCACGCCTCTGCGAGGCAAGCGCATTACCGGAGGCTTGGCGTACTCGCCAAGCTTCGAGACTGACAGGACGCTCAAAAAGGCACCTTACTCACCCGCCCACCCTGCGCGCGCCAAGACGCGTGCCGTTCCCATGGCAAGGCCGCAGCGAGCGAAAAGCCGAGGCGTACTCTTGGCGGTACGTCGAGGGTTTGAGCGATGCGAGAACGAAGCGGGCGGGCTTTTTCAACACCCTGCTATTCGTAGCGCAGGGCTTCGATCGGATTCAGCCTCGACGCTTTATTGGCAGGATACAGGCCGAAGAAGAGTCCCACGGCCAGGGAGAAGAAGAACGCGACCAGGATGGATTCGGCCGAAATGATCGTCGGCCAGCCGGCCACCACCGTCGTGATGCGCGCGCCGACCACCCCGAACACGATGCCGAGCAGGCCGCCGACCAGGCTCAGAGTCATGGCCTCGATCAAAAACTGCATCAAGATGTGCCGCCGCTTGGCGCCCACCGCCATCCGCACGCCGATTTCCCTCGTCCGTTCGGTCACCGAGACCAGCAGGATGTTCATGATCCCGATCCCGCCCACCAACAGCGAAATCGAGGCCACGGAAAACATCATGAGCGTGAGGGTCTGACTGGTCCCCTCCTGCACCAGACCAATATCCACCTGGGTGCGGATCGTGAAATCGTCCTGCTGCTCCGGCTGGAGGCGATGCCTCGCCCGCAGGACCTCCCGGATGCCTTCCACCGCCGCCGGCAAGTCGTCCGGATGGTCGGTGGAGGCGAACAAGGCACCGACCGAGCCGAGAAACTGGGTACCGAGGACCTTGCGCTCCGCCGTGCTGAACGGGATGAAGATGATATCGTCCTGGTCCGACCCCTGGGCCGACTGTCCCTTGGGCACGAGCACTCCGATGACCCGGAAGGGCACGTTCTTGATTCGGATCACAGAGCCCACCGGCTCCTCTCCTACATCGTAGAGGTTCTCGACCACGGTCTGGCCGAGCAAAGCCACGCGGGCCCCTGCTTCCATATCGGCCTGGGTGAAGGGGCCTCCGCTGGAATAGGACCAGTCCCGGATCATCAGGTAACTGGGAGAAATGCCGTTGACGGGTGTGTTCCAGTTCTTGTTCCCATAGACGATTTGCATCACGTCCCGCTTGGACCAGCCCGTGTCGCTCAGGAGCGGGACGCGCTTCTTCAATTCCAGCGCATCCGAGACGGTCAAGGTCACGCCGCTCCCCTGACTGCCCCGCACGCCACCGACGGTGGTGGCGCCAGGCAGCACGATGATGACGTTGGTCCCCATGCTGGCCACTTGCGCCTGCACCACGGCCTTCGCCCCCTGCCCAATGCTCACCATGGCGATCACCGCCCCGACGCCGATGATGATCCCCAGCATCGTCAGTCCGGCCCTCATCCGATTCCGGAACAGGATACGAAAGGCGGTCAAGACAGTCAGCCAGACAAACGCCCCCATCGCTCAATGGCCTCCCATGGAGGCCGGCGCGCCGGTCCGGTCGCTCAGGATCTGTCCGTCTTTGACCACGATTTGCCGCGCCGCATAGTGCGCAATGTCCGGTTCGTGGGTAACCAGGATGATCGTGATCCCGTCGTCCCGGTTGAGGGACTCCAGAATACCCATGATCTCACGGCTGGATTCCGTGTCGAGGTTCCCGGTCGGTTCGTCCGCGAGTAAGATGGACGGTTGCGAAACCAGGGCCCGGGCGATAGCCACCCGCTGCTGCTGGCCACCGGACAGTTGGGCCGGGGCATGGTGTTCGCGCCCGCTCAGTCCCACGCGGGCCAACGCGGCGGCGGCCCTGGTCCGCTGCTCGCGCAGCGACACCCCGCGGTAGAACAGCGGCAGCTGCGCGTTTTCCAAGGCGCTGGTGCGGGGAATGAGGTTGAAACTCTGGAAGACGAACCCGATTTTCAGATTGCGGATCTCGGCCAACTCATCCCGGCTGGCTTTGCCGATGTCGAGACCGTCCAAGAGATAGGTTCCGCGCGTGGGCTGGTCCAGACAGCCGAGGATGTTCATGAGCGTGGACTTGCCGGAGCCGGACGCTCCCATGATCGCGACGAATCCGCCGCGCTCGATCGAGAGACTCACCCCGCGGAGCGCCTGCACCTCGATATCGCCCAGGCGATAGACTTTCCACAAGTCCTGGCAGAGGATCAGTTCGCCCATCCCATCCTCACTCTCACAATACAAAGGGGAGACGGGGCCGGCCTCAACTGCGCGCGTCCAGCGAGCACTGCTTCATCGTGCGCGATGCGCGAGCACAGAGGCCGCCCCCGTCTCCCCTACAACCCCCGGTCCCGACCGCCACCCGGCCGCCGCTGCTGACCCGAGCCGAAGCCTGGCGGGAGGGAGTCCTGCTTCTTGGCCCCGCGGGGCGTTTCGATGCCGATGATCACTTGATCCCCGTCCTTCAGCTCGCTGTTGACGATCTCGGTGACGTTGCCGTCGGAAATGCCGGATTGGATGGCCAGGGCTTCCGGATCGCCGGTCGCCCCGACCCTCCATACTTTCTTCTCCGCCGGCCCGCGCACCTTGGCGGAAGCCGGACGGGCCGGGGCTGCGCCCGGTTCGCCGCCCCCGGCAGGTTTCCCCTCGCCTCGCTCGGCTCTGGGCGGGGTGAAACGCAGCGCCGCATTGGGCGCGGTCAACACATTGTCCTTCCGGGCCACGACGATCGAAACGTTCGCCGTCATGCCTGGCTTGAGCCGCATGTCCTTGTTGTCCACCCCGATCACGACGTTGTAGGTCACGACGTTCTGCACGCTGATGGGGGCGTTCCGGACCTGCCGGACTTGCCCGCGGAAACGTTCGCCCGGATAGGCATCCACCGTGAACGTCGCCTCTTTGCCTTCGGCGATGCCGCCGATGTCCGATTCGCTGACGTTGGTGTCCACCTGCATCTGGGTCAAATCGAGGGCGATCAAAAATAGGTTCGGGGTCGCGAAGCTGGCGGCCACCGTCTGCCCCACTTCCACGTTGCGGGCGATGACGATGCCGTTGACCGGCGAGCGGATGACCGTGTACTTGAGGTCCAAATCGGCAGAACTCAGGGTCGCCTCGGCCTGCTTCACCTGCGCGTCGGCGACGTCCAGTTGCGCCTGGGCGCCCTGATAGGCCGTTACCGCCACATCGACGTCGTTTTGCGAGACGAACTGCCGGTCGATCAGCGTTTTCAGCCGGTCCAGCTCACGCTTCCGCTGCGCAAGATCCGTCCTGGCCTTGGCGGCGCTGGCTTTCGTAATCTCCAGATTCGCCGCCGCCTGGTCCCGCCTGGCCTTGAACGGCGAGGGATCGATGCGGGCCACGACATCCCCCGCCTTGACGATCGAATTGTAATCCGCGTGCAGGCTCAGGATCATGCCCGACACCTGACTGCCGACCTGGACCGACACGACGGGATTGATCGTGCCGGTGGCGGACACCGCCGACACCACGGTGGCCCGTTCCAG
The sequence above is drawn from the Nitrospirota bacterium genome and encodes:
- a CDS encoding zinc ribbon domain-containing protein; translation: MPIYEYRCTDCGKRNSLLILSISHPPSLACKYCQSAKLERVLSRFASPKSEGARLESLADPSHFGGLDENDPKSMARFMKKMGEEMGEDVEAALDEAGSDGEASAATDID
- a CDS encoding FtsX-like permease family protein, whose translation is MGAFVWLTVLTAFRILFRNRMRAGLTMLGIIIGVGAVIAMVSIGQGAKAVVQAQVASMGTNVIIVLPGATTVGGVRGSQGSGVTLTVSDALELKKRVPLLSDTGWSKRDVMQIVYGNKNWNTPVNGISPSYLMIRDWSYSSGGPFTQADMEAGARVALLGQTVVENLYDVGEEPVGSVIRIKNVPFRVIGVLVPKGQSAQGSDQDDIIFIPFSTAERKVLGTQFLGSVGALFASTDHPDDLPAAVEGIREVLRARHRLQPEQQDDFTIRTQVDIGLVQEGTSQTLTLMMFSVASISLLVGGIGIMNILLVSVTERTREIGVRMAVGAKRRHILMQFLIEAMTLSLVGGLLGIVFGVVGARITTVVAGWPTIISAESILVAFFFSLAVGLFFGLYPANKASRLNPIEALRYE
- a CDS encoding DNA-binding protein → MALSSKPAKNELLTAEETCRYLKITPRTLYRYIQDRHMPAFKLGKEWRFARTDLEQWLQGRATSATRRTGRA
- a CDS encoding RusA family crossover junction endodeoxyribonuclease, encoding MQVTGPLGQATVSATSLSVTLPVPPSINHQYATVNGRRVLSAVGRGYKAQVAQLVLLALAQSQHKVSLRQSLGSGPLALSIHFHFVSPLRRDVDGGLKIAQDALCEALGLNDNRIVEIHLYKEQDSTNPRIDVSLRPA
- a CDS encoding response regulator transcription factor, which gives rise to MRRAAKKTTKPKVRSSAKASRTLTPRQKEILRLVAQGLTNREVAEHLGISVRTVEVHRFNLMRRLKVRNVAQLLRQALIHGLLPKSFGSR
- a CDS encoding ABC transporter ATP-binding protein; the encoded protein is MVKLDHIYKQYAQGRAIVTALRDVCLEVGPGEFCALMGPSGCGKSTLLNLIGGLDQPTEGTLAIDGRATADFSDADWTKLRRECIGLVFQAFHLLPGLSAAENVALPLLLSGRGGGRAGQRVAECLDAVGMRGREHHRPGELSGGEQQRVAIARALVHQPMLLLADEPTGNLDSKQGAEIIALLRSLPRRFGATVIMATHSREAAQQADTVHGLRDGRLESGAGSAAL
- a CDS encoding efflux RND transporter periplasmic adaptor subunit translates to MNESSPRCVGRKRNVVRKTVWILTVLVVGLGVGGYVFFSGERKVPTRYRTAPLERATVVSAVSATGTINPVVSVQVGSQVSGMILSLHADYNSIVKAGDVVARIDPSPFKARRDQAAANLEITKASAAKARTDLAQRKRELDRLKTLIDRQFVSQNDVDVAVTAYQGAQAQLDVADAQVKQAEATLSSADLDLKYTVIRSPVNGIVIARNVEVGQTVAASFATPNLFLIALDLTQMQVDTNVSESDIGGIAEGKEATFTVDAYPGERFRGQVRQVRNAPISVQNVVTYNVVIGVDNKDMRLKPGMTANVSIVVARKDNVLTAPNAALRFTPPRAERGEGKPAGGGEPGAAPARPASAKVRGPAEKKVWRVGATGDPEALAIQSGISDGNVTEIVNSELKDGDQVIIGIETPRGAKKQDSLPPGFGSGQQRRPGGGRDRGL
- a CDS encoding ComF family protein; the encoded protein is MDLTELAPIAYKKTARAAGSSEPQEHIFGGDSMQGLTEAFRRLLHIVLPVECAGCGTALTDDPVPFFCRSCWSGISPIDGPACPRCGRPFASPVALTFSPDHICGSCRKKPPAYTKAWSLYPYTPPLRDALLLFKYRGKVTLAEALGSLWHTSAMPQHLDLLMPVPIHPSRLREREFNQALLLADRLNRKLRLPLSFDNLVRLRQTVPQTELSRSARLKNLRRAFAVQRPDDVREKRILLIDDIFTTGTTVNECAKALRKAGAADVYVCTLARTL
- a CDS encoding ABC transporter ATP-binding protein; translation: MGELILCQDLWKVYRLGDIEVQALRGVSLSIERGGFVAIMGASGSGKSTLMNILGCLDQPTRGTYLLDGLDIGKASRDELAEIRNLKIGFVFQSFNLIPRTSALENAQLPLFYRGVSLREQRTRAAAALARVGLSGREHHAPAQLSGGQQQRVAIARALVSQPSILLADEPTGNLDTESSREIMGILESLNRDDGITIILVTHEPDIAHYAARQIVVKDGQILSDRTGAPASMGGH
- a CDS encoding FtsX-like permease family protein — protein: MEVQPKGTGRMLRAACWIASRQVFERPVRTILTIAGIALGVSVAIAIPTANEEVLKSFQDTVTAVAGRATLQVSGGELGLDEGLLPALLAHPAVTSASPVLSQGGRLVAGAHRGQPMLVMGLDLLDAPDLKGITMRTGGESVEAAERFDALLAPDAIFIGRRLADDWGLHTGSPLDLLVGTQVHHLVVRGVVESSGGGISAWSQMAVMDIASAQVQFGLVGRLDRIDLVTDPSNSVAEVARDIQAMLPPSLTVSRPSRRNEQVERMVRAFQLNLATLSAVGLLVGLLIVYNTVSFTVVRKRREIGILRAIGMSRQGVTGLFLVQAAVMGLLGGVLGSGLGVVLARGLAAILSRTVSDLYAPVSVAGGALLAVSPARIGQGMMVGMLVSMAGALLPSLEAGRTVPSRALAPGSYEVEQHLHAGRLAWIGIGGLSLAGLLALPGPIDGLPLFGYASAFCLLLSLSCFAPGIVGLIRRLLMRREMGSGGSRRRSGWIGRIGAIGRLAIGQVAQAPGRSAVTISALMVAIAIMVGVGTMVRSFRSTVELWINQTVMADLIVAPASWLNSDEAGLPAKRLPLSWAERLAAVPGVAAVDPYRQVRMEIQGRPASLVARDLRLHGERSRYLFLAGDPVETLNRTVSGQGVILSEVLARTLDVGPGGLLRMMTPAGERSFPILGVFYDYATDGGKVVMDGALYRRFWPDETATVFALYLDRREDVALVRQRVQELAAGLAEEERAIAVIPNVELKADILAIFDRTFRVTYALELIVVIIALLGIVNTLLTSVLERQKELATLRAIGAGRRQIEGLILGESCYLAVLGALLGLIGGGLLSVLLINVINTQSFGWTIQWTLPVGLLAEAIGLALIVALVAGYAPARWAGRQPLVEGLRYE
- a CDS encoding dihydroorotate oxidase, whose amino-acid sequence is MDLSTVIAGVRFAGCIMNAAGARCVTQAELESLGRSRACAIVTKSMTLEPRQGNPEPRYYGFPSGSINSMGLPNLGYRAYAKLIPDLRRFGKPVIASVAGLCEEDFVSIATLINESRPDLVEVNLSCPNIPGKPQIGYDAEASERLLARVRKILTVPMGVKLPPYFDPVHQEQMVPVLERAGVQFLSLINSVGNGLVVDPASETVVIKPKGGFGGLGGPLIKPVALANVRAFWKLFGGRLPIIGTGGVVTGTDIFEHVLCGASAVQVGTVLMEEGLGAFERLERELAAVLEKKGYRSLEACRGKLKEL